In the genome of Luteitalea pratensis, the window CGGTCGGCGTGCTCGTCGACGTCCAGAACACCCTCGTGATCAACGCGCTGCTGCGCTGGGCCACTGATCAACAGCAGCGGACCTGGCTGCCGCGACTCGCCGCGGACGCGATCGGTGCCTATGCGTTGTCGGAAGCGGGGTCAGGCAGCGACGCGTTCGCGTTGACCACCCGTGCCGTGCCTGACGGCGACAGCTACGTGATCGACGGCCGAAAGCTGTGGATCACCAATGCCGCCGAAGCCTCGCTCTTCATCGTCTTCGCGACCGTGGATCCGTCGGCCGGCTATCGGGGCATCACGGCCTTCCTGGTCCCGCGCGACACACCCGGACTGGCCGTCGGCAAGAAGGAGGACAAGCTCGGCATCCGCGCGAGCAGCACCTGTGAACTGGTGTTCGAAGGCTGCCGGATTCCGGCAGCCAACGTGCTGGGCGACGTCGGCAAGGGGTACAAGGTCGCCATCGAGACGCTCAACGAGGGGCGCATCGGCATCGGCGCGCAGATGCTCGGACTGGCGCAGGGTGCGCTCGACCATGCAGTGCGGTACACCAGGGAACGCAAGCAGTTCGGCAAGGCGATCGCCGAGTTCCAGGGCGTGCAGTTCCAGCTCGCGCGGGCGGCGATGGACGTGGAAGCGACCCGCTTGTTGGTCTACAACGCGGCGCGGCTGCGAGACGCGCGGCTCCCCTTCCTGACCGAGGCGGCGATGTGCAAGTTGCAGGCCTCCGAAGTGGCCGAGCGCACCGCCTCGCTTGCGATCAACCTGTTTGGCGGTTACGGGTTCGTCAAGGAGGCCCCGGTCGAGAAGCTGTACCGAGACGCGAAGATCGGTCAGATCTACGAGGGCACGTCCAACCTGCAGTTGCAGACAATCGCCAGGGCCCTGCTGGTGTGACAGAGCCGCTCCGGCTGAACCACCTGTACCGCGTCGTGGATGCGGAGACGTTCGCGGCCGCGCGTGACTCGTCGTGGCTCCGTGAGGTGTTCGCCCCTTCCGAACTGCGGACGACGCGACGCCCCGACTGGGAATACACCGGCCTCTACTGGTACGGCACCTCCACCTACCTCGAACTCTTCGAAGCGGGCGCGCAGGGGCCAGCCGGCACGAGCGGAATCGCGTTTGCCGTCGAGACCGCCACGGCGACGGCCTCCGTGGCCGATGCCTGGCGCGAAGCACTCGGCGCGGCCGAGCATCGGCTCGTCGTGCGTCCCCTCGGCGACGACACAGTGCCGTGGTTCCACATCGCGCATGCCTCGCCGGACCATCGCGACGGGCTGAAGTTGTGGGCGATGGAGTACCACGCCGACTTCCTGGCCGCGTGGCACCCGACACGCACGCCCTCGCGCGGTATCATGCGCGCCGACGTGCTCGGCCGCTACGCCGCCGTGAGTCCCGGACCGGCCTCGCCGCTGCTCGACGACGTGACGGCCGTGACCCTCGCGTGCACGCCGGCGGCGCGGGGGTTCTTCGAACGACACCTGAGCGCCTTCGCGGCCGACGCGCGCGACGCCGGAGCCTCGCGCATCGTCACCGGCGACGGCATCGCGTTCGGCATCACCGACGCCACGGCCGAACGCCACGGCGTGCAGGAACTCGTCTGCCGCCTGCGCCGTCCCGCCGGACGCGAAACGCTCACGCTCGGCCGCATCACCCTCAGCGTCGATGGCACCCGGATGGTTTGGAGATTCAGGTAATGCCTGATGCCTCATGCCTGATGCCTCATGCCTGATACCTCATGCAGCGTTCCCAAAGACAAAAGGGCGAGCTGCGGCCGGTCCTGCCGAGGCGTGCATTGACTTGCACTCGCGACGTCACTATCGTCTGAGCCTCATCCCGATTGAGAGGCCCCATGGCTCATGTCTCTGTGACGGTCAACGGTAAGGTCCGTAAGGGGGACGTGGAGTCGCGTCTGCTCCTCGTCCACTTCCTGCGCGAGCACCTGCTGCTCACCGGCGCGCACGTCGGCTGCGACACGAGCCAGTGCGGTGCGTGCACCGTGCTGGTGGACGGCCGCAGCGTCAAGTCCTGCACGGTCTTCGCCGTGCAGGCCGACGGCTGCGACGTCACCACGGTGGAAGGCCTGGCCAGGGATGGCCAGCTGCATCCGTTGCAGGAAGGCTTCTGGAAGGAACACGGGCTCCAGTGCGGCTACTGCACGCCTGGCATGATCATGTCGGCCGTCAACCTCCTGACCGAGACGCCGCACCCGACCGAGCAGCAGATCCGCGACGGCATCTCCGGCAACTTCTGCCGCTGTACCGGCTACCAACACATCGTCAACGCG includes:
- a CDS encoding acyl-CoA dehydrogenase; translation: MTTPAVDLPAALTTLTEDERLLRQSVREFALQELAPRARPMDESARMDPALLPKLFGMGLMGVEVPERLGGGGGTFFHSVLVVEELSRVDPSVGVLVDVQNTLVINALLRWATDQQQRTWLPRLAADAIGAYALSEAGSGSDAFALTTRAVPDGDSYVIDGRKLWITNAAEASLFIVFATVDPSAGYRGITAFLVPRDTPGLAVGKKEDKLGIRASSTCELVFEGCRIPAANVLGDVGKGYKVAIETLNEGRIGIGAQMLGLAQGALDHAVRYTRERKQFGKAIAEFQGVQFQLARAAMDVEATRLLVYNAARLRDARLPFLTEAAMCKLQASEVAERTASLAINLFGGYGFVKEAPVEKLYRDAKIGQIYEGTSNLQLQTIARALLV
- a CDS encoding DUF5829 family protein; translation: MTEPLRLNHLYRVVDAETFAAARDSSWLREVFAPSELRTTRRPDWEYTGLYWYGTSTYLELFEAGAQGPAGTSGIAFAVETATATASVADAWREALGAAEHRLVVRPLGDDTVPWFHIAHASPDHRDGLKLWAMEYHADFLAAWHPTRTPSRGIMRADVLGRYAAVSPGPASPLLDDVTAVTLACTPAARGFFERHLSAFAADARDAGASRIVTGDGIAFGITDATAERHGVQELVCRLRRPAGRETLTLGRITLSVDGTRMVWRFR
- a CDS encoding (2Fe-2S)-binding protein, producing MAHVSVTVNGKVRKGDVESRLLLVHFLREHLLLTGAHVGCDTSQCGACTVLVDGRSVKSCTVFAVQADGCDVTTVEGLARDGQLHPLQEGFWKEHGLQCGYCTPGMIMSAVNLLTETPHPTEQQIRDGISGNFCRCTGYQHIVNAIQSASGAKE